A section of the Rhizomicrobium sp. genome encodes:
- a CDS encoding glycosyltransferase family 4 protein has translation MESSAKTHLFNWTPDSVFATQIKICNFGDQFQMRFLFCHDNRFVVDPSGKVYSTGEFSEEIVRRYESAFDEMHIAGRQQNYRPEMHDRLNLLLSDRKRFVALPDLSNIFTLLFGNGSAARELEAAIRATDVVVARLPSEIGMLAAKIARRMGKPLIIEVVACVWDGLAHHGSIVASIYAPIAYWRMRREISRSEWTLYVSREFLQHRYPSYGEKVCVSNVQIPVYEPGILDARLKAMRGDEGTLTLGMIAALFHKSKRVDVAIRALAFASKSAKNLRLEVVGFGDSTDLMALAKQLGVEDRVHFLGAFAHERIAGWLDGIDIYLQTSFQEGLPRALIEAMSRATPALASNAGGTPELIAPSWIHNRGDFKKLAEQILALRSKEVRKTLANENYSRAGDYVAEVLNSRRSAFWQKLLNSHGIASGEV, from the coding sequence TTGGAAAGCTCGGCGAAAACCCATCTTTTCAACTGGACTCCTGACTCCGTTTTTGCGACTCAAATTAAAATTTGCAATTTTGGGGATCAATTTCAAATGCGCTTCCTGTTTTGCCACGATAATCGCTTCGTCGTCGATCCTTCGGGAAAAGTATATTCGACGGGCGAGTTCAGCGAAGAAATAGTTAGACGCTACGAGTCTGCTTTCGACGAGATGCATATCGCTGGTCGTCAACAAAATTATCGCCCGGAAATGCATGACCGACTTAACCTCCTCCTTTCGGATCGAAAGCGCTTCGTAGCGCTCCCCGATTTATCAAATATTTTTACGCTGCTGTTTGGTAACGGGTCGGCTGCCAGGGAGCTTGAGGCTGCAATTCGCGCAACTGACGTAGTCGTCGCGCGCTTGCCAAGCGAGATTGGGATGTTGGCAGCAAAGATTGCTCGTCGAATGGGTAAGCCCTTGATTATCGAAGTCGTCGCATGCGTCTGGGATGGCCTTGCACATCATGGATCTATCGTCGCCAGCATTTATGCGCCTATAGCTTATTGGCGAATGCGCCGTGAAATTTCGCGGAGCGAATGGACACTTTACGTGAGCCGGGAATTTTTACAGCACCGTTATCCCAGCTATGGGGAAAAAGTCTGCGTATCGAACGTTCAAATACCGGTGTATGAACCCGGCATTCTTGATGCTCGATTGAAGGCCATGCGCGGTGATGAAGGCACGCTGACGCTGGGGATGATTGCCGCTCTTTTTCATAAATCGAAAAGAGTCGATGTTGCCATTCGCGCGCTTGCTTTCGCCTCTAAGTCGGCAAAGAATTTGCGTCTTGAGGTCGTAGGTTTCGGAGATTCGACCGATCTCATGGCGCTTGCGAAGCAATTGGGAGTCGAGGATCGAGTGCACTTCCTGGGCGCATTCGCTCATGAGCGGATCGCTGGCTGGCTGGACGGAATTGACATTTACTTGCAGACCAGTTTTCAAGAAGGCTTGCCGCGCGCTTTGATTGAAGCGATGAGCCGCGCTACGCCGGCTCTCGCGTCGAACGCCGGTGGAACTCCCGAGCTAATTGCGCCGAGTTGGATACACAACCGCGGCGATTTTAAAAAACTGGCAGAGCAAATATTGGCGCTTAGAAGCAAGGAAGTTCGCAAAACACTGGCAAATGAAAATTACAGTCGCGCCGGTGATTATGTGGCAGAAGTATTAAACTCCAGGAGAAGCGCCTTTTGGCAAAAGTTATTAAACTCTCACGGCATCGCTTCCGGCGAAGTCTGA
- a CDS encoding glycosyltransferase — protein sequence MTDEFAVTLVTVTYGRRLNLLSQLLDYALEEDCIENVVVVNNGLQENLSAIQAKWRAKLRVVDLGGNAGSAVGYAAGIKEAISINSNVIWLMDDDNVPLPGTLHRLLDELGQLSSEVGREKAATLGLRIARAASAALMEYAYAPNSNFMGFDARVVFAKLYRAFKTRLGFCKALMPPTISIPYSPYGGFMAHREAFEVLGLPRQDFVLYADDWEYTRRLTKAGGAIRLVTNAIIKDVGTMWQAGVGEKISFRNIITTTSKVRLYYTFRNHVWLNKSDATSNSFYTLNKYIYISIAFFITLFALKPGNFLLICQAISDGELGKLGENPSFQLDS from the coding sequence GTGACAGACGAATTCGCCGTAACGCTGGTAACTGTGACCTATGGACGGCGTCTCAATCTTCTTTCTCAACTTTTGGATTACGCTCTTGAGGAAGACTGCATTGAAAATGTCGTTGTCGTGAACAATGGATTGCAAGAAAATCTTTCAGCAATTCAGGCTAAATGGCGCGCGAAACTGCGTGTTGTCGACTTGGGGGGGAACGCCGGTTCTGCGGTCGGGTACGCCGCCGGCATAAAGGAAGCCATATCTATTAATTCGAATGTTATATGGCTTATGGATGACGACAACGTGCCGCTCCCAGGTACTCTGCACCGCTTACTCGACGAGCTTGGCCAATTGAGTTCAGAGGTGGGGCGTGAAAAGGCGGCCACGCTTGGCTTGCGCATAGCTAGGGCTGCGAGCGCCGCATTAATGGAATATGCTTATGCGCCCAACTCAAACTTTATGGGATTTGACGCACGAGTTGTATTCGCGAAGCTATATCGCGCTTTCAAAACGCGATTGGGGTTTTGCAAAGCATTGATGCCACCCACCATCAGCATACCGTATTCCCCTTATGGCGGGTTCATGGCTCACCGTGAGGCTTTTGAAGTCCTAGGGCTGCCAAGACAAGATTTCGTTTTGTATGCAGACGACTGGGAATACACCCGAAGACTAACAAAAGCCGGCGGTGCTATTCGCCTTGTCACGAACGCGATAATCAAAGACGTAGGGACCATGTGGCAGGCTGGAGTTGGCGAGAAAATTTCATTCAGGAACATTATTACGACTACAAGTAAAGTTCGTTTGTACTACACATTCCGCAATCACGTATGGCTCAACAAAAGTGACGCAACCAGCAATTCATTTTATACTCTGAATAAATATATATATATATCGATTGCTTTTTTTATAACCTTGTTCGCGCTCAAGCCCGGGAACTTTCTTCTCATATGTCAGGCCATTTCGGATGGGGAACTTGGAAAGCTCGGCGAAAACCCATCTTTTCAACTGGACTCCTGA
- the rfbC gene encoding dTDP-4-dehydrorhamnose 3,5-epimerase, with amino-acid sequence MPYTVTPTSLPEVLLLQPKVFGDDRGFFFESFNAREFEAATGLKRDFVQDNHSRSTGGVLRGLHYQIEHPQGKLVRVTHGEVFDVAVDLRRNSQNFGKWIGVTLSAENKKQLLIPEGFAHGFLVTSDTADFLYKTTDYWHPEYERSLLWNDPEIGIAWPVSMPPQLAKKDELGQRLVDAEVFSS; translated from the coding sequence ATGCCCTACACCGTCACCCCCACATCGCTTCCCGAAGTCCTGTTGCTGCAACCCAAAGTCTTCGGTGACGACCGTGGCTTCTTCTTCGAAAGCTTCAACGCCCGAGAATTCGAAGCCGCCACCGGCCTGAAGCGCGACTTCGTCCAGGACAATCACAGCCGCTCGACAGGGGGCGTACTGCGCGGTCTGCACTATCAAATCGAACATCCGCAAGGGAAGCTTGTGCGTGTGACTCACGGCGAGGTCTTTGATGTCGCGGTGGATTTGCGCCGCAACTCGCAGAATTTCGGCAAATGGATCGGCGTTACGCTCTCGGCCGAAAATAAAAAGCAGCTTTTGATACCTGAAGGCTTCGCGCACGGCTTTCTTGTGACAAGCGATACCGCAGATTTTTTGTACAAGACCACCGACTATTGGCATCCGGAATATGAGCGCAGTCTGTTGTGGAACGATCCGGAGATCGGTATAGCGTGGCCGGTCAGCATGCCTCCACAATTGGCGAAAAAAGATGAATTAGGGCAACGCCTAGTGGATGCGGAAGTCTTCTCTAGCTGA